One Ascaphus truei isolate aAscTru1 chromosome 12 unlocalized genomic scaffold, aAscTru1.hap1 SUPER_12_unloc_8, whole genome shotgun sequence genomic region harbors:
- the LOC142473885 gene encoding histone H2A type 1-like gives MSGRGKQGGKTRAKAKTRSSRAGLQFPVGRVHRLLRKGNYAQRVGAGAPVYLAAVLEYLTAEILELAGNAARDNKKSRIIPRHLQLAVRNDEELNRLLGGVTIAQGGVLPNIQAVLLPKKTESHKPAKSSK, from the coding sequence ATGTCTGGAAGAGGCAAACAAGGCGGGAAAACTCGCGCTAAGGCCAAGACGCGCTCATCTCGGGCTGGGCTGCAGTTCCCAGTCGGCCGTGTGCACAGGCTGCTTCGGAAGGGAAATTATGCTCAGCGTGTGGGGGCCGGAGCCCCGGTCTATTTGGCCGCAGTGCTGGAGTATCTGACCGCTGAGATCCTGGAGTTGGCCGGTAACGCTGCTCGGGACAATAAGAAGTCCCGCATCATCCCCCGGCACCTGCAGCTCGCTGTGCGGAACGACGAGGAGCTGAACAGGCTGCTCGGAGGGGTCACCATCGCTCAGGGGGGTGTCCTGCCCAACATCCAGGCCGTGCTACTGCCCAAGAAAACCGAGAGCCACAAACCGGCCAAGAGCAGCAAGTGA
- the LOC142473884 gene encoding histone H2B 1.1-like, whose amino-acid sequence MPEPAKSAPAAKKGSKKAVTKTQKKDGKKRRKSRKESYAIYVYKVLKQVHPDTGISSKAMGIMNSFVNDIFERIAGESSRLAHYNKRSTITSREIQTAVRLLLPGELAKHAVSEGTKAVTKYTSAK is encoded by the coding sequence ATGCCTGAACCAGCCAAGTCTGCGCCAGCGGCCAAGAAGGGCTCTAAGAAAGCCGTGACCAAGACCCagaagaaggatgggaagaaGCGTAGGAAGAGCAGGAAGGAAAGTTACGCGATCTACGTGTACAAAGTGCTGAAGCAGGTTCACCCTGACACCGGCATCTCCTCTAAGGCCATGGGCATCatgaactcctttgtgaatgaTATCTTCGAGCGCATCGCAGGGGAATCGTCCCGTCTGGCTCATTACAACAAGCGCTCGACCATCACTTCCCGGGAGATCCAGACCGCTGTGCGCCTGCTGCTGCCGGGAGAGCTGGCCAAGCACGCCGTGTCCGAGGGCACCAAGGCGGTCACCAAGTATACCAGCGCCAAGTAA